The following proteins are co-located in the Heteronotia binoei isolate CCM8104 ecotype False Entrance Well chromosome 8, APGP_CSIRO_Hbin_v1, whole genome shotgun sequence genome:
- the MYF5 gene encoding myogenic factor 5: MEGLQGRRFSPSFFSVGSPEGERAAGGALAEEGQLRPGGGPHQCLRWACKACKQQSSSGDRRKAATLRERRRLRKVNQAFEALKRCTAASPAQGQRLPKVEILRNAIRYIDSLQHLLRRHQRCRPPAPAASQPASPTSSCSDGAVECNSPMWSRRNSSYDNVYFSDLHNVYSSDTSMALSSLDCLSSIVDRISSSAQPALPLQDTASLSPGASPESQPGTPETPHPRLIYHVL, encoded by the exons ATGGAGGGGCTGCAGGGCCGCCGGTTCTCGCCCTCCTTCTTCTCGGTGGGCTCGCCGGAGGGGGAGCGGGCGGCGGGCGGAGCCCTGGCCGAGGAGGGGCAGCTGCGGCCGGGCGGCGGGCCCCACCAGTGCCTGCGCTGGGCGTGCAAAGCGTGCAAGCAGCAGTCGAGCTCGGGCGACCGGCGCAAGGCGGCCACGCTGCGGGAGCGGCGCCGCCTGCGGAAGGTCAACCAGGCCTTCGAGGCCCTCAAGCGCTGCACGGCCGCCAGCCCGGCCCAAGGGCAGCGCCTGCCCAAGGTGGAGATCCTGCGCAACGCCATCCGCTACATCGACAGCCTCCAGCACCTCCTGCGCCGCCACCAGCGCTGCCGCCCGCCAGCCCCCGCCGCCTCCCAGCCCGCCAGCCCCACCTCCAGCTGCTCCGACGGCGCG GTTGAATGCAACAGCCCCATGTGGTCCAGGAGAAACAGCTCTTACGACAATGTCTACTTCTCTGATCTCCACAATG TCTATTCCTCAGATACGAGTATGGCTCTATCCAGCCTGGATTGTTTGTCCAGTATAGTGGATCGAATCTCTTCCTCGGCTCAGCCTGCACTGCCCTTACAGGACACAGCTTCCCTCTCTCCCGGTGCCAGCCCTGAATCCCAGCCAGGCACTCCAGAGACCCCTCATCCCAGGCTCATCTATCATGTACTATGA